GTCCATGTATGAAGAATTGAGAAACCACTTAATTTTTGATATTTCTTATGTATTCAGACCAACCGAATCATCTATTTTATCCTGGATGTCGTATGATCTGTGGAGCACGTTCAGCATTTTGTCTTAATTTAGATTTTCAGCAACTGCAGTGCCTGCTTGTAGGAACATGTAGCTGACAAACTTGAAATATATGGCCAACCCTGTATTGGATTTTGGCTGGGCAAAGCAAGATTTCTGTACTTGTATGCttaagtacaaaagttatgaagcttCTAATTTTCCTGAAGAACAGTTGGTTGTTTGCAATGTTTTGAGTTAAATTGCTCAGGGAGTGCTGGAGGTCAGCAATTTGAGAAACAGCAAAAACAAATTTGAATTAATGAAAATGATTTGAAGAATTAATATAATGTAGATACGGGGATCTGCAGAGGCTGGAACCAtgcacaggacacaaagtgctgcagtaaatcAATGGGGCAGGTAGTgtctctggagacatggataagtgacattttgggtcggggccattcttcagactcaatataaTGCAGTAGTTGGACAAGTCCAGGCTGGGTGTCTACCTGATCACTGATCTGTTCCATTTttctttgcagatgacatcatgtCTTACTACAATGATGAGCCTCGATACACCATTGAACAAATTGATCTTCTCCAGCGCCTGCGCCGATCCGGAATGACTAAACATGAAATCATTCATGCACTTGAAACAATGGAACGCCTTGATCAGGAACAAAATGAAAAGTTTGTTAGGCGGCCCAACTACGGTAGTAACTATGGCAACAATGTTTCTGCATCCTCTTCAACTGCTTCTGCTGCTACACAAACACAAAGTATTGCGCAATCACCCTCACCTAGTAATAGCTACGACACATCGCCTCCGCCCTACAATGCAAGCCACACTGGACGAGAAAGCATGGCGAGCGAGAGACTTGTTGCCAGCGGAACATTATCTCCGCGGTACCAGAACAGTGGCAGTCAGAGATCATATAGTTTTGACACAGGAGATGATGATGCAGACTTGGAGGAGAAGGTGGAGGAGTACATGAGGTAATGTGATTAAATAAATGTTGAGAATAATGTAACCTTGTCATAATGCGCCACGTGGTAAAACATCATGGATTGGGCCATGTCCATGAATCTTAAGGGTCTGtcacaccagcatgcgattgcatgcgtctagtgcgaccaaacgtggtcgcttgaggcgtacggcctcgcggggccaatcccacttcgatcgccggaggcgtatggagttgtgcggggctggaccCGACATCGCGCAAAggtccaaaaatcttgcactgtccgaaaatcccgcgcgacaacggtCTGTCGacctgcagccgcattgaggtcgtacgcaacgtctcgacgggcgtacgcagcgtctcgacgccgtacggagcgtcttgacgtcgtacgcagcgtcttgacggcatatgCCCAGCGCGTGGTGTTGcacaatgacgtcaccgccccggcttgccgttgcgcgatgatgtcaccgctcgacgccgtgcgacgtccaaattcagtcggcctacctcctgcccagctgattggtgagtttgacgtaaattacgtcacgcgcgaactttgcgcgtacttaccgcgtacttagcgcgactcagcgcgaactccgcttccgtttggtcgcgctagacgcatgcaatcacatgctggcgggacaggccctttagtctgagTTTTAGTTTTTCTTGGTTCGCTTATTTTAGAGGAATTGCAATGTAGAAAGAGGTGTTTCCATTTTAGGGAGAGAGAACAGAAAACGCGATGTCGTCTGAATTGCACCACTTATTGGCCATTGAAGGGGCAGTGTTGATGGTGGCAGTGCATTAAATGGAATCCATGACCAGAATCGGCTTGTTTGCCAGCTGCAAGGAACCAGGTGGGGATGAGCTGTGTTTaaatggggagtggggtgggggatctTGTGATTATAGGAATGATAGGAGGTAAACAAACCTTAAAAATAAAAGCATTTTTTCCCCCCAGAAGAGACAGCAATGCAGTAAAAGAAGAAATCAAAGCATTTTTAGCCAATCGGAGGATTTCTCAGGCCGTGGTTGGGCAAGTCACAGGTAAGGGCAGAAAGTGTCAACGAAACAGGaataacatgaaattaaaatcacTAAACTGTCATAAGAATGATGATTCTTTTAACATGATACTGAGCACgctttgtttttctttcattgAAAAAAATTGAAATAGTTCTTGAACATCAAGTAATAGAAAAtaacatttatcatttaaaatatctgatattttaaaatgtaacatttgAAGTTTTACTGTGGTTAGTAAAACATGAAATAATTCTATTTTAATAGATCTCAATTGATACGGTGCACGGTTTACCCTTGTCTTCCTACTACTGTTCTGTCTTTCTTTTCTCTCATATTTCTTATCTGATTGTTGACGCTGGATATTGTGATCAGATGGTTACTCACTATAAACTTTCCTGTGATTTTGGGAAATACAGCTTGCAATACATAGAGTTCCACCTTCCTTCCACACTGGGTTCACCTTTCCTTTTGCTTTCTCTCTACTCTTTTTGCAGTGACTCCTTTCTTTCCTGTTTCTCATGTCTTATTTTACATAAAGTGCGACAGACACTTTCCCCCTAATTACTGTGCAGTCATAGATTTGGGGATCCATAGAATACATAGAAATTTAGGACTTAAGATATGCGACAAAATAATCGCAGTAGATATTGTTTGCAATTTTAAAATGTCTGCGTGGCAACTTCAAGAAAGTAATAGTGTGACCGTTATTCAACACTATCCCAAGTCATATGTCAATAGTTTTGAACCCTAAATGTTCAATAATTGGGGTATGAGTGAATTATTGACCAATGCGACAGAATTTACTCTGAAAACATTTTTACATAGGTTAAAACCTTACTATTGCTCTTGGTTCCCACCCACTCATAATTCCctccattttagaaaaaaataaattgaatgattATGTGTTTATTTTGAAATCTCTAATAATTGTTGTATTTTTTTAATACAGGTATTAGCCAAAGTTACATATCTCAATGGCTGTTGCAGCAGGGTCTTGATATGAGTGAGCCCAAGAAGAGGGCATTTTATAGGTGGTATCTTCTAGAAAAAAATAGTCCAGGTGGGTTACATTCAGATGAGGATTATCTGTATTTGTAAGTTGTGCCAAAGAAAAATTCTTCAATTTTTCATCATTTTTCCTTTTGAGTTTCCAGTACTTTTATTTTGGGATGTTACTGGATGGGATTATAATATTGAGTAAGAACGAGGATATAAATAAGCTTCAACGGGATCCATGCAAAAATAATCTTTCAATAGAGGGAGGAAAGATTCATATCCTGGACTATCAGGCCTATATTTCATGAGGATAACTCAATGGATGAAAGAGTCATGAATTGGAGAATTAGGACAAAggatggtgaatttttaaaatgTTCTACCTGGGAGGGCTATGGAGATACGATCATTAAGTTTATTCAGTGGAGATCGATAGATTTCTGAACATTAAGAGAATTGagcaaaatgcaggaaaatggcaaTGAGATACATGAGCGTACACCAGAGTGAAAGGGTAAAGTGGCCTTGACAcaaggctggtttacaaaaaaaatccgcaatgtgctggagtaattcagcggatcaatcagcatctcaggagatcatggataggtgacatttctgaagaGGAAGGGACCCGACCTTaaatgccatctatccatgttctctagagatggtgcctgaccagcCAAGTAACTAACTACAGTAAAATGGGCAACTCTTGTTTATATTTCTTGtgttttcatgttcataaataaTTAACATCCTGGAAGAATAAATGAACTTGTAATTATCTTGGGAAGCAAATTTAACCTGAAAATTAACTAACCCTTTTGACGGGCATTTCAGAGCTGCCTGATTCAGAATACATGTCCATCAAACCCTTCAGTAACTTAGCAAGCTGATTATTTTTTATAGCATTCGTAAttgctaaacaaaattaaacaaattaaatgCTTCCACATTTCAATGCGTTTAGATGAGGAGACTTCTGCAAAGCGCCACTCTCATGTGGCCTGAAAAAGAAGCAGAGCACAGTAGGCAGAGGTCAGTAAAAAATTCAGACATTTTATaaaaaactaaataaacaatggtaaaatatattctgcactaaaTGGTTTCTCTTTAAAAAATTACAATGCAGAAGGAGAGCATTTAGCCAATTATGTCTGTGCTGGTTGAAAGAGCGACCAGCCTAATTTACCCTTCCTGCACCAGGAGGGACCTTATAATGTCTGTATGTCTCCTGTACCCTTGTAATGATGTTTTCATCTGCTACTAcctttcaggcagagaattccagactcactatCCTCTGGTCGAAAATACATTTCATCTCCCCTTTAAtctttcaatgatttggatgagaacatgcagggcaagattagcaagtttgctgatgatactaaagttagtggttttgcagatagtgaagatggctgcgaacgattgcagcaggatctggatcgattgggcaGGTGAGCGgaagaatagttgatggaatttaagacagagaagtgtgaggtgttgcattttgggacgtagaACAAGGgcgggacctacacagtaaatagtaggcctctgggtagtgttgtacagcagagggatcaaggggtacaagtgcatggttccaggaaggtcgagttgcaggtagataaggtggtcaaaaagacttttggcactttggccttcatcagtgagagtattgagtatagaagttgggaggtcatgttgcagttgcataagacgttggtgagaccgcatttagaatattgtgttcaattctgggcaccatgctataggagagatattgtcaagcttgaaagggttctgaaaagatttacgaggatattgccaggactagagggtatgagaggttgagtaggctggatctctattccatggagcacagtaggcggcgcggtaggcggcgcggctctggccagcagcggcctctgcagcctgtccgcgtttttattattttttgtctgtgtttttatgtagtttttgttattttatgttgggtgtgtgtgtgtggggagggagggggggggggaaactttttgaatctctccctgcactggagacccgaccttttctcgtcgggtctcaggtgtcgttgaggccgcaacgaggagcggcctccaacaggaagaagccggggactcaggtgccgactcaccgttgccgtcgcggagctggccgagtccggagcgggtggagcggtggaggagcgctgctgctgctgctgctgctgctgctgctgctgctgctgctgctgctgctgctaccggagagtcggaggctccaacgacgggtctgtggacgacggcaccgggagcccgcggctccctggagggagaccgcttttcagggctcctgcaacggcgacttctcccgcccgagttgcggggttgaagagctcctggagcggggcctacatcactgccccgcgcggctggaatggccgcggactctgcgagcgcacaccgggggctccaacaccaagacccggtgtgcgacctcgcaccacccggcgtggctttaatgtccgcgggacaatcgccatcgccagccgggggctatgactttgactctgacatcggggggggggagagtgcagtggagagataagtttatttggccttccatcacagctatgtgatggatgtttatgttaaatgtaattatgttgtgtctggggtctatttgtgtgtaatgtatggctgcagaaacggcatttcgtttggacctccaggggtccaaatgacaattaaattgactcttgactcttgacaggaggatgaggggatatcttatggaggtataaaaaaacatgagaggaatagatcgggaagatgcgcagagccttttacccatagtaggggaatcgaggaccataggttcaaggtgaaggggaaaagatttaataggaatccgaggggtaactttttgacacggagggtggtgggtgtatggaacaagctgccagaggaggtagttgaggctgggactatcccatagtttaagaagcagttagacaggtacatggataggacaggtttgaagggttatggaccaagcgcaggcaagtgggacgtggGTAGCTGGGACCTGGTTGGCTGGTGTGAGCGAGttacactgaagggcctgtttccacactgtattactctatgactaaaaAACGgattatccagcactttgttgacTGGATTGTTtcattaaatgaatgaatgaatgaatgaataagtttattggccaaatattcacatacaaggaatttgccttggtgctccgcctgcaagtgacaaaatgacatacagtgacagttaagaatgatacattaaacattaaacattaataataaaacattatcgattaaatatgtgaattaaataaaataccagagcaaaaggaggctacagatgtttggtt
This DNA window, taken from Leucoraja erinacea ecotype New England chromosome 26, Leri_hhj_1, whole genome shotgun sequence, encodes the following:
- the LOC129709783 gene encoding homeobox-containing protein 1-like isoform X5 → MSYYNDEPRYTIEQIDLLQRLRRSGMTKHEIIHALETMERLDQEQNEKFVRRPNYGSNYGNNVSASSSTASAATQTQSIAQSPSPSNSYDTSPPPYNASHTGRESMASERLVASGTLSPRYQNSGSQRSYSFDTGDDDADLEEKVEEYMRRDSNAVKEEIKAFLANRRISQAVVGQVTGISQSYISQWLLQQGLDMSEPKKRAFYRWYLLEKNSPGATLSMRPVSTTTTEDPEWRSNVSPVTGNFRLRRGSRFTWRKECLSVMESYFGENQYPDEAKREEIANACNTVIQKPGKKLSEFERVTPLKVYNWFANRRKEMKRRANIEAAILESHGIDVQSPGGHSNSDDIEVNDYCEQVSHDY
- the LOC129709783 gene encoding homeobox-containing protein 1-like isoform X6; protein product: MSYYNDEPRYTIEQIDLLQRLRRSGMTKHEIIHALETMERLDQEQNEKFVRRPNYGSNYGNNVSASSSTASAATQTQSIAQSPSPSNSYDTSPPPYNASHTGRESMASERLVASGTLSPRYQNSGSQRSYSFDTGDDDADLEEKVEEYMRRDSNAVKEEIKAFLANRRISQAVVGQVTGISQSYISQWLLQQGLDMSEPKKRAFYRWYLLEKNSPGATLSMRPVSTTTTEDPEWRSNVSPVTGNFRLRRGSRFTWRKECLSVMESYFGENQYPDEAKREEIANACNTVIQKPGKKLSEFERVTPLKVYNWFANRRKEMKRRANIAAILESHGIDVQSPGGHSNSDDIEVNDYCEQVSHDY
- the LOC129709783 gene encoding homeobox-containing protein 1-like isoform X2, whose product is MSYYNDEPRYTIEQIDLLQRLRRSGMTKHEIIHALETMERLDQEQNEKFVRRPNYGSNYGNNVSASSSTASAATQTQSIAQSPSPSNSYDTSPPPYNASHTGRESMASERLVASGTLSPRYQNSGSQRSYSFDTGDDDADLEEKVEEYMRRDSNAVKEEIKAFLANRRISQAVVGQVTGISQSYISQWLLQQGLDMSEPKKRAFYRWYLLEKNSPGATLSMRPVSTTTTEDPEWRSNVSPVTGNFRLRRGSRFTWRKECLSVMESYFGENQYPDEAKREEIANACNTVIQKPGKKLSEFERVTPLKVYNWFANRRKEMKRRANIAAILESHGIDVQSPGGHSNSDDIEVNDYCEQDENTCHSDHQQDPISLAVEMAAVNHSVLALAGQGGSEIKTEAIDDD
- the LOC129709783 gene encoding homeobox-containing protein 1-like isoform X4, which encodes MSYYNDEPRYTIEQIDLLQRLRRSGMTKHEIIHALETMERLDQEQNEKFVRRPNYGSNYGNNVSASSSTASAATQTQSIAQSPSPSNSYDTSPPPYNASHTGRESMASERLVASGTLSPRYQNSGSQRSYSFDTGDDDADLEEKVEEYMRRDSNAVKEEIKAFLANRRISQAVVGQVTGISQSYISQWLLQQGLDMSEPKKRAFYRWYLLEKNSPGATLSMRPVSTTTTEDPEWRSNVSPVTGNFRLRRGSRFTWRKECLSVMESYFGENQYPDEAKREEIANACNTVIQKPGKKLSEFERVTPLKVYNWFANRRKEMKRRANIEAAILESHGIDVQSPGGHSNSDDIEVNDYCEQFVFPPLPPFAG
- the LOC129709783 gene encoding homeobox-containing protein 1-like isoform X1, whose product is MSYYNDEPRYTIEQIDLLQRLRRSGMTKHEIIHALETMERLDQEQNEKFVRRPNYGSNYGNNVSASSSTASAATQTQSIAQSPSPSNSYDTSPPPYNASHTGRESMASERLVASGTLSPRYQNSGSQRSYSFDTGDDDADLEEKVEEYMRRDSNAVKEEIKAFLANRRISQAVVGQVTGISQSYISQWLLQQGLDMSEPKKRAFYRWYLLEKNSPGATLSMRPVSTTTTEDPEWRSNVSPVTGNFRLRRGSRFTWRKECLSVMESYFGENQYPDEAKREEIANACNTVIQKPGKKLSEFERVTPLKVYNWFANRRKEMKRRANIEAAILESHGIDVQSPGGHSNSDDIEVNDYCEQDENTCHSDHQQDPISLAVEMAAVNHSVLALAGQGGSEIKTEAIDDD
- the LOC129709783 gene encoding homeobox-containing protein 1-like isoform X3; translation: MSYYNDEPRYTIEQIDLLQRLRRSGMTKHEIIHALETMERLDQEQNEKFVRRPNYGSNYGNNVSASSSTASAATQTQSIAQSPSPSNSYDTSPPPYNASHTGRESMASERLVASGTLSPRYQNSGSQRSYSFDTGDDDADLEEKVEEYMRDSNAVKEEIKAFLANRRISQAVVGQVTGISQSYISQWLLQQGLDMSEPKKRAFYRWYLLEKNSPGATLSMRPVSTTTTEDPEWRSNVSPVTGNFRLRRGSRFTWRKECLSVMESYFGENQYPDEAKREEIANACNTVIQKPGKKLSEFERVTPLKVYNWFANRRKEMKRRANIEAAILESHGIDVQSPGGHSNSDDIEVNDYCEQDENTCHSDHQQDPISLAVEMAAVNHSVLALAGQGGSEIKTEAIDDD